The following nucleotide sequence is from Acidimicrobiales bacterium.
ACGGCGTGGTCGTGGGCGGCAAGGACCCCGCCGGCGACGCCGGCCACGAAGCCGGACACGGCGAAGCCCATGAGCTGACTACTCACGCGGCCGATCCCGAACGAGCGGGCGGCCCGGTCGTTGTCCCGCATGGCGATGAGCACCCGTCCGGTACGCGTGTGGCGGAGCACCACCACGGCGAGCACCAGCAGAACCAGCACCGCGAGGCTGAAGTAGAAGTAGGCCAGCTCGCCGTTCAGGTCGAACCGGCCGAACAACACGGGCCGCTCGGGCCGATGGGTGGGCAGCAGGTACGGGAAGAACCGGGCGTTGAGGAAGAAGGACCCCACCGCCACGGCGAAGCCCAGGCTCGTGACGGCGAACAGGAAGCCTTTGATCCGGAACGCCGCCGCGCCCAGCACCATCGACACGACCGCGCCGGCACAGCCACCGAGGACCAGGGCCAGGAGGAAGTCCCAGTGCGCGTCGGCGCTGAGCCGGGCGGCCACGGCCGCCCCTATGGCGACCAGACCGAACTGACCGAGGCTGATGTGGCCGCTCCAGCCGGTGACCACGACCAGCGACACCGCCACCATGGCGTACACGAGCACGTCGGAAGCGAGGAACACCCGGCTCGGGGTCAGGACTGCGGGCACGGCCACCGCGACCGCGGCCACCGCCGCCCAGACGGCGAGCTGACCCCACCGCACCGCCGGCAGCCGGCGCTGCCAGCCGGCCAGCGGGCGCACATTCTCGATCGCCTCCCAGCTGGTCGCCTGTGTGTCGTCCGGCCGCTCCCGCCGGCGGCGCTGCAGCAGCAGGGCCACGATGATGAACGCCACGAAGACCACGTCGGAGACGGTCGAGCCGCCGTAGGCGTAGTACAGACCCTGCTCGATGGCGCCCACCGCCAGTCCTGCCACGATGGCGACGCGGATGTCCTCGAACCGGGCCAGCACA
It contains:
- a CDS encoding ABC transporter permease, whose translation is MSRTGHPGVTWGPPAVLDHPTVRAGVGTVGGAVVLAAVFHFLLPRQVPYGILLYGVVTGSTYSLIAIGLILVYRANRIINFALAEIGVFGAVLFENLIRASGWPWAAALVLGVATAGAAGLVLELGLARRFFNSSRLVLSVATIGMAQLLAFGEYAVAQAFSSRPESAGLRTPLSDLHFRVTGVVFDGNAVLLVAAVPIVAVALGAFLRRTDLGVATRASAENTERASLLGIPVRRLATLAWVLAALLAGLATVLRSPVVGIVSGSTLQGPTLLLRALTVAVLARFEDIRVAIVAGLAVGAIEQGLYYAYGGSTVSDVVFVAFIIVALLLQRRRRERPDDTQATSWEAIENVRPLAGWQRRLPAVRWGQLAVWAAVAAVAVAVPAVLTPSRVFLASDVLVYAMVAVSLVVVTGWSGHISLGQFGLVAIGAAVAARLSADAHWDFLLALVLGGCAGAVVSMVLGAAAFRIKGFLFAVTSLGFAVAVGSFFLNARFFPYLLPTHRPERPVLFGRFDLNGELAYFYFSLAVLVLLVLAVVVLRHTRTGRVLIAMRDNDRAARSFGIGRVSSQLMGFAVSGFVAGVAGGVLAAHDHAV